From Cucumis melo cultivar AY chromosome 1, USDA_Cmelo_AY_1.0, whole genome shotgun sequence, a single genomic window includes:
- the LOC103499806 gene encoding protein LURP-one-related 12-like encodes MKQLRVIVEEAFVYDEEKHLTVMKTSLFFAGDGYTVYDCKGELVFRVDSYGPDAREKDEIVLMDAQGKCLLTVRRKRPSLHHRWEGYLGERTEGQKPIFNMRRSSIIGRSSMTVEVLKDSGDEYHIEGCFGNRHCTIFDAAKEPMAEIKRKVDASTNVVLGKDVFSLIIKPGFDGAFAMGLVLVLDQINGDTFDDDGSEMDPTADD; translated from the exons atgaaacaaTTACGCGTTATCGTCGAAGAAGCTTTTGTGTATGATGAAGAGAAACATCTCACTGTTATGAAAACTTCTCTCTTCTTTGCTGGCGATGGCTATACTGTCTACGATTGCAAAGGCGAGCTCGTTTTCAGAGTCGATTCTTACGGTCCGGATGCGCGTGAGAAGGATGAAATCGTTCTCATGGATGCCCAAGGCAAGTGTTTACTCACTGTTCGTCGGAAG AGGCCGAGTCTACATCACCGATGGGAAGGATACTTAGGGGAGAGAACAGAAGGACAGAAGCCAATCTTCAACATGAGACGTTCATCAATAATCGGACGGTCAAGCATGACGGTGGAAGTGTTGAAGGATTCCGGCGATGAGTACCATATCGAGGGGTGTTTCGGTAATCGGCATTGCACGATCTTCGATGCGGCGAAGGAACCAATGGCTGAGATTAAACGCAAAGTAGATGCTTCTACTAACGTGGTGCTTGGGAAAGACGTTTTCTCTCTCATAATCAAGCCGGGATTCGATGGTGCCTTCGCCATGGGTTTAGTGCTCGTTCTTGATCAGATCAACGGTGACACTTTTGACGATGACGGTAGTGAAATGGATCCCACGGCAGATGATTAG